From a region of the Dictyoglomus sp. genome:
- a CDS encoding glycerol-3-phosphate acyltransferase, with protein sequence MWINFLVIFLQFISGSIMYSYILANILKVDLSKVRDGNPGASNLWRAVGWKWGVLALILDYLKGAFPISLFVALGIVKNNYIIALSCLAGILGHAFSPMLNFKGGKAVAVSFGAWSVLTKWEAPTILGTVFTIFTIFKPKGTTVEEDAFRVLIGFLVLLPYVLYKFYLGYHPILLLYVGNLIVILYKHWKDLRNYFNTMF encoded by the coding sequence GATTAATTTTCTGGTTATATTTTTACAATTTATTTCTGGTTCTATCATGTATTCATATATTCTAGCTAATATTCTAAAGGTGGATCTTTCTAAGGTAAGAGATGGAAATCCAGGAGCTTCAAATCTTTGGCGTGCTGTAGGTTGGAAATGGGGAGTTTTAGCTCTTATTCTGGATTACTTGAAAGGAGCTTTCCCTATTTCTCTTTTTGTAGCTTTGGGTATTGTTAAAAATAATTACATAATTGCCTTATCTTGTCTGGCAGGAATATTAGGACACGCTTTTTCTCCAATGCTCAATTTTAAAGGAGGAAAAGCTGTTGCGGTTTCTTTTGGTGCATGGTCTGTCTTAACAAAGTGGGAAGCACCAACTATTTTAGGTACTGTCTTTACTATATTTACTATTTTTAAACCTAAAGGAACAACAGTAGAGGAGGATGCCTTTAGAGTTCTTATTGGCTTTTTGGTTCTTCTTCCTTATGTACTATATAAATTTTATTTAGGATATCATCCTATCCTTCTTTTATATGTAGGAAATCTTATTGTAATTTTATATAAACATTGGAAGGATTTAAGAAATTACTTTAATACTATGTTCTGA